The DNA segment TCCAGATGGCCGCCCTTGAGCAGCACGGCCGGGCAGCCCATCGCGATCAGGTCGGCGGCGGCCTGTTCCATCTCGGCGCGGCGCGCAATCCTGCGGCCCAGCAGGTAGGAGGCCTCGGGCAGGTTGGGCGTGACCAGCAGCGCGCGCGGGAACAGCAGCCGCACCATGGCCTGCGTGGTGGCGTCGTCCGACAGCGTTGCGCCGGAAGTCGAGATCATCACCGGGTCCACCACCAGCTTGCGGATGCCATGCCGATCCGCTGCAGCGGCCACCGCTTCGACGATGGCGGCCGTGCCCAGCATGCCGGTCTTGGCCGCATCCACGCCGATATCGCTGGCGACCGCGTCGATCTGCGCGGCGACCATGTCGGCCGGGATCGCATGCACGCCGGTCACGCCCAGCGTGTTCTGCGCGGTGATCGCGGTGATGGCGCTCATGCCGAAGCAGCCCAGCGCGGAGAAAGTCTTCAGGTCGGCCTGGATGCCGGCGCCGCCGCCGGAGTCGGAGCCGGCGATGGTCAGGGTGCGGGGTGGCGTTGGGGTCATCTGTGAGAAATCAAGGAGGGGCCGGTGCGCAAGGCGGCCGGGCACGCTACAATACCGCCACTCCGAGGAGCGTTGCAACGGATGCGGTAGGCAAAAAGTGCCACCCCATGCATCCGCCAGGCTCGGACTGTCTTCAACGGCGCTCGCTGATCCGTGGTTTGCACGGAGGCGAGTCGACCTATCCGCCCGCTGCGCATGCGCCATTGCCATGCCGCCGCCGCCAGATCTCCCGTACTCGTCACCTGCGTGCCACTCTTCACCGGAGTGAAACATGAACGCCGTGACCGACCTGAAGCAAGACTACCTCGTCGCCGACATCAACCTGGCCGGCTGGGGCCGCAAGGAAATCGCCATTGCCGAGACCGAGATGCCCGGCCTGATGGCGATCCGCGATGAATTCGCTGCCGCGCAGCCGCTCAAGGGCGCGCGCATCGCCGGCTCGCTGCACATGACGATCCAG comes from the Cupriavidus sp. P-10 genome and includes:
- the thiD gene encoding bifunctional hydroxymethylpyrimidine kinase/phosphomethylpyrimidine kinase, which codes for MTPTPPRTLTIAGSDSGGGAGIQADLKTFSALGCFGMSAITAITAQNTLGVTGVHAIPADMVAAQIDAVASDIGVDAAKTGMLGTAAIVEAVAAAADRHGIRKLVVDPVMISTSGATLSDDATTQAMVRLLFPRALLVTPNLPEASYLLGRRIARRAEMEQAAADLIAMGCPAVLLKGGHLEDDGAAGIAGGLDDLLMLKDGTVRVFTHPRVETRNLHGTGCTLAAAIASQLARGDALEDAAGKALDYVAQAIAAGAGLRLGSGNGPLNHAFAPRALG